A genomic window from Salvelinus namaycush isolate Seneca chromosome 5, SaNama_1.0, whole genome shotgun sequence includes:
- the si:dkey-199f5.8 gene encoding beta-1,4-galactosyltransferase 3: protein MATWLQSKWRYLFMFLGVQLVVMALLSREGYHKRVSYFIRIFRKLETTGSGTSGAGSPHASNHTGGDVYANLSLLAKAHGRGEDMPYCPKTSPLIGGPIHVNFPSGLTLAQVARKNPLVVRGGRYRPPDCEARHRTAIIIPHRNREHHLKFLLYYLHPFLQRQQLNYGIYVIHQAGNYTFNRAKLMNVGFREAMREEDWDCLFFHDVDLIPEDDRNTYICDANPKHTAIAMDKFGYKLPYKMYFGGVSALSPLHYLKMNGFPNNYWGWGGEDDDIGVRVSLGGMFISRPSVKVGRYKMIKHKLDKGNDVNPRRFNMLAKTRQTWKLDGMNTVEYEVLSRDYFPLYTNITVHIGTEAGLHATAPKIPAKASAKPPVEAHAKPIAKLQQKQQNH from the exons ATGGCGACGTGGCTACAGTCAAAATGGCGCTACCTGTTCATGTTCCTGGGTGTCCAGCTGGTTGTCATGGCGCTGCTGTCCCGCGAGGGTTACCACAAGCGAGTGTCGTACTTCATCAGGATTTTCCGCAAGCTGGAGACCACTGGGTCGGGGACGTCCGGTGCCGGCTCGCCCCACGCAAGCAATCACACGGGCGGTGACGTCTACGCCAACTTGTCCCTCCTGGCCAAGGCCCACGGCCGGGGCGAGGACATGCCCTACTGCCCCAAGACGTCTCCCCTGATAG GTGGACCGATCCACGTCAACTTCCCCTCCGGGTTGACACTGGCCCAAGTGGCGCGGAAGAATCCTTTGGTGGTCCGCGGGGGGCGCTACAGACCGCCTGACTGTGAGGCGCGGCACCGCACCGCCATAATAATTCCCCACAGAAACCGGGAGCACCACCTGAAGTTCCTCCTCTACTACCTTCACCCATTCCTGCAGCGACAGCAGCTCAACTACGGCATCTACGTCATCCACCAG GCTGGTAACTACACGTTTAACCGGGCCAAGCTGATGAACGTTGGATTCCGAGAGGCCATGCGGGAGGAGGACTGGGACTGTCTGTTCTTCCATGATGTGGACCTGATCCCTGAGGACGACCGCAACACCTACATATGCGACGCCAACCCCAAGCACACCGCCATCGCTATGGACAAGTTTGGATACAA GCTGCCATACAAGATGTATTTCGGAGGGGTGTCAGCGTTGTCTCCACTGCACTACCTGAAGATGAACGGCTTCCCCAACAACTACTggggctggggaggagaggacgATGACATTGGAGTCAG AGTATCCCTAGGAGGGATGTTCATCTCTCGTCCATCGGTGAAGGTTGGCCGATACAAAATGATCAAACACAAGCTGGACAAGGGAAATGACGTGAACCCCAGGAG gTTCAACATGCTGGCCAAGACGCGTCAGACGTGGAAGCTGGACGGCATGAACACGGTGGAGTATGAGGTGCTGTCACGTGACTACTTCCCCCTCTACACCAACATCACTGTGCACATCGGCACAGAGGCAGGCCTGCATGCCACGGCCCCCAAGATCCCTGCCAAAGCCTCAGCAAAGCCGCCGGTCGAAGCCCACGCCAAACCTATAGCCAAGCTCCAACAGAAACAACAGAACCACTGA
- the LOC120047144 gene encoding spindle assembly checkpoint kinase-like, giving the protein MAYSTNTLAAGSFGKVYREKYNDTWAAIKKVPQHLINRRDLERECQVYNKAIHPNIVKLLGNPTLKDSKWIIPMEFIFGEELETTIFKSQKSKIQLTPSIKATIITGMCEGLLHLHSKDIVHQDLKPENIMSMTLTEL; this is encoded by the exons ATGGCGTATTCCACCAACACTCTTGCTGCTGGCAGCTTTGGGAAGGTATACAGGGAGAAGTACAATGACACCTGGGCTGCAATCAAGAAGGTGCCACAACACTTAATCAATAGGAGAGACCTGGAGAGAGAGTGTCAAGTATACAA TAAAGCGATTCATCCTAACATAGTGAAGCTTCTGGGTAATCCAACACTCAAGGACTCTAAGTGGATCATCCCCATGGAGTTCATCTTTGGAGAGGAACTGGAGACAACCATCTTCAAATCACAAAAATCTAAAATACAG TTGACTCCATCGATAAAGGCCACCATCATCACAGGCATGTGTGAAGGACTGCTTCACCTACACAGCAAAGATATCGTCCATCAGGACCTCAAGCCCGAGAACATCATG AGCATGACACTCACAGAGCTGTGA